One Limisphaera ngatamarikiensis genomic window, GCGACGCCGGTGTGTTGTGGCTGGGGTGGGTGTTGGATCCGTTGTCGGCGTCCATGCTTGTGATGGTTTCGGGCGTGGGTCTCCTGATTTTTGTGTACAGCGTGGGGTACATGGCCCGGGACGAAAATTTCACCCGGTTCTTCTGTTTCCTGTCGTTGTTTGCGGGGGCGATGTTGGGGCTGGTGATGTCCAACAGTCTGTTGGGTCTGTTCATTTGCTGGGAGTTGGTGGGTCTGGCGTCGTATCTGCTGATCGGGTTTTGGTTTCAGAAGCCCGCGGCGGCTGCGGCGGCGAAGAAGGCGTTCATTACCACGCGGGTGGGGGACCTGGCATTTCTGCTGGGGCTGGTGTGGTTGTACGGTTCGACCGGGACACAACTGTTTTATGACGGGGGCCGGGGGTGTTTGGAGGGGGTGGCTCTGAACCGGTTGGTGATGGAAACGGCCTTGTGGGGGTGGAGTGCGGCGCAGTGGATCGGTTTGTTGTTGTTCATTGGTGCGGTGGGCAAATCCGGGCAGCTGCCGTTGCACGTATGGTTGCCGGATGCGATGGAGGGGCCCACGCCCGTCAGTGCGCTGATTCATGCCGCGACGATGGTGGCGGCTGGGGTGTTCCTGATGGCGCGGGTGTATCCCCTGTTGACGGCCGGAGTGGCGGAGGGGGCTGGTGCGGCGCTGACGGTGATGGCCTGGGTGGGTTCGATCACGGCGGTGTTTGCCGCGTCGGTGGCCGTGGCTCAAAACGACATCAAGCGGATTCTGGCCTATTCCACCATCTCGCAGCTGGGCTACATGATGCTGGGCCTGGCCACGGGCGGGGTGGCGGTGGGGATGTTTCACCTGCTCACACATGCGTTTTTCAAGGCGCTGCTGTTCCTGGGGGCCGGTTCGGTGATTCACGGTTGTTACGAGGAACAGGACATCCGGCGGATGGGCGGCCTGCGACGTTGGATGCCGGTGACGTTCGCCACCTACATGGTGGGGATGCTGGCGCTGGCAGGGTTCCCGGTCCTGTTCTCCGGGTTCTGGAGCAAGGAGGAGATCCTTCATGCGGCGCACGCATGGCCGGTCGCGTCGGGACCGTTTTGGTTGGGACTGACCGGGGTCTTTTTGACGGCGTTTTACATGACGCGTCAGGTGGTTTTGGTGTTTGGCGGGGAGGGTCCAAGGGGTGCGGTGGGCGCCGGGCATGCACGTTCGGAAGCGGTCCACGAGAGCCCGCCCGTGATGACGGTGCCGCTGCTGGTGCTGGCAATGTTTTCGGTGGGACTGGGCTTTGTGGGGACACCCGCCTGGCCGTGGATTCAGGGCTATCTGGCGGGCGAAGCGGTGACGTTGGACTGGACGCGCCTGGTGTCGGGTGAGGTCTGGAAGCTGGCGTGTCTGTCGGTGGCGGGGGTTGCGTTGGGCATGGGCCTGGGGATCTGGCTGTACGGGCGGGCTCGAAAAGCGGCCGGCGAGGTGGAAGAGCCTCTGATGCGTTTGCCGGCGGGGTTGTATCCGGCGTTGCGGGACAAGTTTTGGGTGGACGAAGTCTACGAGGCGACGGTGATTGCGTGGGTACGCGCGCTGGCGCGGTGGTCGGATCGGATGGACCGGTGGGTTTGGAACGGTTTGGTACAGATGTTGGCGCTGGCGACGGAGCTGGTGGCCCGTCTCAGTCGGGCCACGGACGAGGGGCTCGTCAATGCGGGTTTCGACGCTGCGTGCGGCGGTCTGCGGTCGCAGGGCGGACGTCTGTCGCTGTGGCATAATGGTCGGGTCCAACGTTCGCTGGCGCTAATGGCGGCGGCGTTGGTGTTGTTGATTGGTTGGTGGGTTTGGGGAGGGTCGGGCCGATGAACGGGTTTCCCTGGTTGACCTGTCTGACGCTGGTGCCGCTGTTGGGCGGGCTGGTTTTGATGGGGTGGGGCCGGGCGGGGACGGCCCCGGTGCGTGCGGCGGCCCTGGGGATCTGGGGGGTGACGGCCGCGCTGGTGTTGGGATTGGGCGCCTCGGTGGATCTCCGGTCCGGCACGCTGCAGGCGGTGGAACGGTACGTCTGGGTGCCGACGCTGGGCGTGGAATACTACGTCGGCGTGGACGGGTTGGGGTGGGTATTGTTGTTGTTGACGGTGGTGGTGAGCGGGCTGGCGCTGTTTGCCTCCGCGGGGATTCACGAACGGACGCACCTGTACCACGGCCTGATCCTCTGTTTGGTGTCCACGCTGTTTGGCGCCTTCACGGCGCTGAACTTTGTTCACTGGTTCCTGTTCTGGGAACTGAGTCTGATTCCGGCCTTTTTCCTGGTGCGGTTGTGGGGCGGACCGCATCGGCAAGCGGCCTCGATGCAATTCTTCCTGTTCACCCTGGCGGGCAGCGTGGTGATGTTGCTGGGTTTTTTGGTGGTCCTTTTGGGCACGGGTCAGCTGAACTTTCCCGATCTGGCGCGCATGGCAGGGGAGGGCTCTCTCTGGCCGGCGGTGTGGGACCGCTGGGCCGGCTGGGGCGGAACGGCTGCAGGGCTGGCCCTGGCGGTGATGGTCGCCGTGCTGGTGGGTTTGGCGGTGAAAGTGCCGATGATGCCGTTGCACACCTGGCTGCCGGCAACCTACACCGAGGCTGCGACACCGGTGACCATGCTGCTGACCGGTGCGATGTCCAAGATGGGCGTTTACGGGCTGGTGCGCGTGTTCCTTCCGATTTTCCAGGAGCCGCTTCGGGAGGCGTGGCCGTGGCTGGTGGGGCTGGCGGTGTGGACGATCGTCGCCTCCGCCTGTGCTGCTCTGGCGCAGCGGGACCTCAAGCGGATGCTGGCCTACTCGTCAGTGAACCACCTGGGTTATTGTCTACTGGCCGTGTTTGCGTTGGGGTCGGCGCGGAGTGGGGAGACCGCGGCGGTGCACCAGGGGGCTGCCCTGAACGGTGTCATCCTGCAGATGTTCAACCACGGGCTCACGGCTGCGACGCTTTTCTGGTGCGTGGGCCTTCTGGAAACCGGCAGTGGAGGCCGGCGCGGTTTGGATGAGTTCGGTGGTTTGCGTGCGGTGGCACCGGTGTTTTGCGGTTTGATGGGGATTTCGGCGTTTGCGTCGCTCGGCCTTCCCGGCTTGAACGGGTTTGTGGGTGAGTTCCTGATTTTCCGGGGTGTGTTTTCGCTGGTGCCGTGGGGTGCGGTGCTCGCCGTGCCCGGTTTACTGGTGACGGCGGTGTTCCTGCTGCGGATGATGCAACGGGTGTTTCACGGGCCCGTCCA contains:
- a CDS encoding complex I subunit 4 family protein, translating into MNGFPWLTCLTLVPLLGGLVLMGWGRAGTAPVRAAALGIWGVTAALVLGLGASVDLRSGTLQAVERYVWVPTLGVEYYVGVDGLGWVLLLLTVVVSGLALFASAGIHERTHLYHGLILCLVSTLFGAFTALNFVHWFLFWELSLIPAFFLVRLWGGPHRQAASMQFFLFTLAGSVVMLLGFLVVLLGTGQLNFPDLARMAGEGSLWPAVWDRWAGWGGTAAGLALAVMVAVLVGLAVKVPMMPLHTWLPATYTEAATPVTMLLTGAMSKMGVYGLVRVFLPIFQEPLREAWPWLVGLAVWTIVASACAALAQRDLKRMLAYSSVNHLGYCLLAVFALGSARSGETAAVHQGAALNGVILQMFNHGLTAATLFWCVGLLETGSGGRRGLDEFGGLRAVAPVFCGLMGISAFASLGLPGLNGFVGEFLIFRGVFSLVPWGAVLAVPGLLVTAVFLLRMMQRVFHGPVQPACREWREPVGWERWALALPVAGMLLLGLWPQLLLQFTQPCVMQLLGFLRV
- the nuoL gene encoding NADH-quinone oxidoreductase subunit L — encoded protein: MEGWVNWMWLIPALPLGAAGVTALLPRRARALSASLAIGSLALSLLLSVGCFLQTLNGETARQTVRFPWFGFGPGDAGVLWLGWVLDPLSASMLVMVSGVGLLIFVYSVGYMARDENFTRFFCFLSLFAGAMLGLVMSNSLLGLFICWELVGLASYLLIGFWFQKPAAAAAAKKAFITTRVGDLAFLLGLVWLYGSTGTQLFYDGGRGCLEGVALNRLVMETALWGWSAAQWIGLLLFIGAVGKSGQLPLHVWLPDAMEGPTPVSALIHAATMVAAGVFLMARVYPLLTAGVAEGAGAALTVMAWVGSITAVFAASVAVAQNDIKRILAYSTISQLGYMMLGLATGGVAVGMFHLLTHAFFKALLFLGAGSVIHGCYEEQDIRRMGGLRRWMPVTFATYMVGMLALAGFPVLFSGFWSKEEILHAAHAWPVASGPFWLGLTGVFLTAFYMTRQVVLVFGGEGPRGAVGAGHARSEAVHESPPVMTVPLLVLAMFSVGLGFVGTPAWPWIQGYLAGEAVTLDWTRLVSGEVWKLACLSVAGVALGMGLGIWLYGRARKAAGEVEEPLMRLPAGLYPALRDKFWVDEVYEATVIAWVRALARWSDRMDRWVWNGLVQMLALATELVARLSRATDEGLVNAGFDAACGGLRSQGGRLSLWHNGRVQRSLALMAAALVLLIGWWVWGGSGR